The following proteins come from a genomic window of Sphingosinicella flava:
- a CDS encoding dihydrolipoamide acetyltransferase family protein produces MIDVTAPIEQEGTKAVVRAWLKQVGDKIEVNDPLVELETDKVAVEVPAPASGILREIVLHSNEEAAPGAVLGRIALMAEITPEAPPLDGSKPLLGLSGGQACGSDGLGRGDAGEERSPTTTLTPTQSSPIKGEGLRRPNPELRLSPSVKRALLQHDIDPSRIQGTGRDGRITRADVDKAVELVTTVQTGPRTTAQPQIAPSDASIASHSVPHDRMRLRIAENMLNSVTQAPHVTAMFECDFSAIMAHRARHKDAFAKAGAKLTYTAYIVAAAAEAMKVAPAINSRWHDDRLEIYDDINIGVGTALGNKGLIVPVLRKVQSLSLQGIAEGLDTLVEKARAEKLSQNDVKGGTFTISNHGVSGSLFASPIIINQPQSAILGVGKLEKRVVVREVGGIDTIQIRPMAYVSLTIDHRVVDGHQTNGWLTRFVEVLETWPQD; encoded by the coding sequence ATGATCGACGTCACCGCGCCCATCGAACAGGAAGGCACCAAGGCCGTCGTCCGCGCCTGGCTGAAGCAGGTCGGCGACAAGATCGAAGTGAACGACCCGCTGGTCGAACTGGAAACCGACAAGGTCGCGGTGGAGGTGCCCGCGCCCGCCTCCGGAATCTTGCGCGAGATCGTTCTTCACTCAAATGAGGAAGCCGCGCCCGGTGCAGTGCTGGGCCGCATCGCATTAATGGCGGAGATCACCCCTGAAGCCCCTCCCCTCGATGGATCAAAGCCGCTCTTGGGCTTGTCCGGGGGACAAGCCTGCGGCTCTGATGGGTTGGGGAGGGGTGATGCCGGGGAAGAGCGCAGCCCGACGACAACCCTCACCCCCACCCAATCCTCCCCCATCAAGGGGGAGGGCTTAAGAAGACCCAATCCCGAACTTCGCCTCTCCCCTTCGGTAAAGCGCGCGCTCCTGCAGCACGACATCGATCCCAGCCGCATTCAAGGCACCGGGCGCGACGGCCGCATCACCCGTGCCGATGTCGACAAAGCGGTCGAACTGGTCACCACGGTCCAAACCGGCCCGCGCACCACCGCACAGCCGCAAATCGCCCCATCCGACGCCTCGATCGCCTCGCACAGCGTGCCGCACGATCGCATGCGCCTGCGCATCGCGGAAAACATGCTGAATTCGGTCACGCAGGCCCCGCACGTCACCGCGATGTTCGAATGCGACTTCAGCGCGATCATGGCCCACCGCGCGCGCCACAAGGATGCCTTCGCCAAAGCGGGCGCGAAGCTCACCTATACCGCCTATATCGTGGCGGCTGCGGCGGAAGCGATGAAGGTCGCGCCCGCGATCAACAGCCGCTGGCACGACGATCGCCTGGAAATCTACGACGACATCAACATCGGCGTCGGCACCGCTCTCGGCAACAAGGGGCTGATCGTCCCCGTCCTGCGCAAGGTGCAGAGCCTCTCGCTCCAGGGCATCGCCGAAGGGCTCGACACGCTCGTTGAAAAGGCGCGCGCCGAAAAGCTCTCGCAGAATGACGTGAAGGGCGGCACCTTCACCATTTCCAACCACGGCGTCTCCGGCTCGCTATTCGCCAGCCCGATCATCATCAACCAGCCGCAATCGGCGATCCTCGGCGTCGGCAAACTCGAAAAGCGCGTCGTCGTCCGCGAAGTGGGCGGCATCGATACGATTCAGATCCGCCCGATGGCTTATGTCAGCCTCACCATCGACCACCGCGTCGTCGATGGGCACCAGACCAACGGATGGCTCACCCGCTTCGTCGAGGTGCTGGAGACTTGGCCGCAGGATTAA